In Deltaproteobacteria bacterium, the following proteins share a genomic window:
- a CDS encoding right-handed parallel beta-helix repeat-containing protein produces MKTDRFRQIPYLVILIGLAFVYQGIDSAEAATFCVTNSSQLHAALGTAEDNGEADEIHIAQGAYTGNFTYQSQEALAVMGGYTADCSSRVLNPSNTVLSRNSSATILRITIEGDADFECDGITFQNGSAERGGGLRIDSWNGNVTVSNNIAYGNHAAEFGGGMYISSGGTITLSHNTIYGNDSDYYGGGASIHGEGTLVLTANVIRDNIADGAAGGIHASGGSVSVINNLFYGNFATWYHGAVLVEGDSIRVINNTIASNLSEGLGAGLTVMLDQDSDNAEIHNNIIYANSGYYEGNDLCIFNDQNENGVASPVSLLNNDFDQSAAGTDIVLPFSIDPSNLDNRDPLFVSTGTGDYRLTKGSPCIDTGTSTDAPATDIRGTSRPQGPGYDMGAYEYADPKPDIKANGQDGTLVVTQSDPVSITVSMNPGDMAQSTADWWIAVHTPLASPANWYSYVFPTGWQPGIHMCIQYPLFSLSTLALPQMSFVSGDYTFYFAVVPPGGNPLGPWLGMDFVKVQVQ; encoded by the coding sequence ATGAAAACAGATCGATTTCGACAAATCCCGTACCTTGTGATCCTAATTGGGCTGGCCTTTGTTTATCAAGGCATCGATTCAGCCGAGGCAGCCACTTTTTGTGTGACCAACAGCAGTCAGCTCCATGCAGCGCTGGGCACTGCGGAAGACAACGGCGAGGCGGACGAGATACACATCGCACAGGGGGCCTATACCGGCAATTTCACGTATCAGTCCCAGGAAGCCCTTGCCGTCATGGGGGGATATACGGCTGACTGCTCCTCCAGGGTCCTAAACCCTTCGAATACCGTCCTGTCACGCAATTCTTCAGCGACGATCTTGAGAATCACTATCGAAGGGGACGCTGATTTTGAGTGTGACGGCATTACCTTCCAAAATGGTTCAGCCGAACGGGGGGGCGGGCTGCGCATAGACTCATGGAATGGGAATGTGACGGTCAGCAACAACATCGCCTATGGCAACCATGCCGCCGAGTTCGGCGGGGGAATGTATATTTCCTCAGGCGGAACCATCACGCTTTCCCATAACACGATCTATGGAAACGATAGCGATTACTACGGCGGCGGCGCCAGCATCCACGGCGAAGGCACCCTTGTTTTGACGGCCAATGTAATCAGGGACAACATCGCGGACGGTGCGGCCGGCGGCATACATGCATCCGGCGGCTCCGTATCCGTGATCAACAATCTTTTTTATGGTAATTTCGCCACGTGGTATCACGGGGCCGTCCTTGTTGAAGGGGACTCCATCCGGGTCATCAACAATACCATCGCATCCAACTTATCAGAAGGGTTGGGTGCAGGTCTGACGGTCATGCTAGACCAAGATTCGGACAATGCCGAGATACACAACAACATTATCTACGCCAACAGCGGGTATTATGAGGGGAATGACCTTTGTATCTTTAACGATCAAAATGAAAACGGCGTTGCATCGCCGGTGAGCCTGCTCAACAACGACTTTGATCAAAGCGCGGCAGGAACCGATATCGTCCTCCCGTTTTCCATTGACCCAAGTAACCTGGATAACAGAGACCCGCTGTTTGTCAGTACGGGGACAGGAGACTATCGTCTGACAAAAGGGTCTCCCTGCATTGACACGGGCACCTCCACGGATGCCCCGGCAACGGATATCAGAGGGACATCGCGGCCCCAGGGTCCGGGGTATGACATGGGCGCTTATGAGTATGCTGACCCTAAGCCGGACATCAAGGCGAACGGCCAGGATGGCACTTTAGTCGTTACGCAAAGCGATCCGGTCTCGATTACGGTGAGCATGAATCCGGGCGACATGGCCCAGAGCACCGCCGATTGGTGGATAGCCGTCCACACGCCCCTTGCCTCGCCGGCGAACTGGTATTCGTATGTGTTCCCGACCGGATGGCAACCCGGGATCCATATGTGCATCCAGTATCCTCTATTTAGCCTCTCCACCCTGGCGCTGCCTCAAATGTCGTTCGTTTCAGGAGACTA